A region from the uncultured Draconibacterium sp. genome encodes:
- the modA gene encoding molybdate ABC transporter substrate-binding protein, with the protein MSRKALLYILMVFLFFGCKQKAQKIQSTELLVFSGAGLTNVITELADIYKAENDVDIKLNFASSGTLARQIEQGAQPSVYISANEKWVDYLINLDLLVPESKEKIVGTSLAVIAPSDSETDSITFLDNFPEQFAGRLSIGDPKHVPAGDYAWKAIESGTYAEILSDRILPAKDVRSALMVVELGEVEMGIVYKTDALKSQKVKIVSIVPERLHPPIGFYASILKNKNNEQTRLFYNFLTSKEAKDIWIKNGFKIE; encoded by the coding sequence ATGAGTAGAAAAGCATTGCTATATATATTAATGGTATTCCTGTTTTTTGGATGTAAGCAAAAAGCACAGAAAATACAGTCGACAGAATTGTTGGTTTTTAGTGGAGCCGGATTAACAAATGTAATTACCGAACTCGCTGATATCTACAAAGCCGAAAATGATGTTGACATTAAACTGAATTTTGCATCTTCAGGAACGCTTGCCCGGCAAATTGAACAGGGAGCACAACCGTCAGTTTATATTTCGGCCAATGAAAAATGGGTAGACTACCTTATTAATTTGGATTTGTTGGTTCCTGAATCAAAAGAGAAAATTGTCGGAACGTCTCTGGCCGTCATCGCTCCTTCCGATAGCGAAACAGATTCTATCACATTTTTGGACAATTTCCCTGAGCAGTTTGCCGGCCGCCTGTCAATTGGCGATCCAAAACATGTGCCGGCAGGCGACTATGCATGGAAAGCAATTGAGAGTGGAACTTATGCAGAAATATTAAGCGATCGTATCTTACCGGCAAAAGATGTGCGCTCGGCACTAATGGTGGTTGAATTGGGCGAAGTGGAAATGGGAATTGTATATAAAACTGATGCCTTGAAATCGCAAAAGGTAAAGATTGTATCCATTGTTCCTGAAAGGCTACATCCGCCAATTGGATTTTACGCCTCCATTTTAAAAAATAAAAACAACGAACAAACCAGGCTTTTTTATAATTTTCTGACCTCGAAAGAAGCAAAAGACATCTGGATTAAAAACGGATTTAAGATTGAGTGA
- the modB gene encoding molybdate ABC transporter permease subunit, with translation MSELFKYTASEWSAIQLSLCVALICAVITLPLAIAVGWFLARKRFFGKSVVEGILHLPLVLPPITTGYLLLLVFGNRGFIGKFFYETFGIQIAFSFYAAVIAAIFVSFPLVTRSIRLSIELVDQKLEEAARTLGASNLRVFFTITLPLALPGVISGFILSFARSLGEFGATISFAGNIEGKTQTLPLAIFSEMQVPGQEASTMRLVVVSVILSLLAMIAAEFLNRRVIKSKTA, from the coding sequence TTGAGTGAATTGTTTAAATATACAGCAAGCGAGTGGTCGGCAATACAATTATCCTTATGTGTTGCGCTAATTTGTGCTGTAATAACCTTGCCGCTGGCAATTGCTGTGGGGTGGTTTCTGGCCCGAAAACGATTTTTTGGTAAGTCGGTGGTCGAAGGAATTTTACATTTACCACTGGTTCTTCCTCCAATAACAACCGGTTATTTATTATTACTGGTTTTCGGGAACCGCGGATTTATTGGTAAATTCTTCTACGAAACATTCGGAATTCAAATTGCCTTTTCGTTTTACGCTGCTGTAATCGCAGCCATTTTTGTATCTTTTCCATTGGTTACACGTTCCATTCGTTTATCAATTGAACTTGTTGATCAGAAACTGGAAGAAGCTGCTCGCACTTTGGGGGCCTCCAACTTAAGGGTGTTTTTTACCATTACATTACCCTTGGCGTTGCCCGGAGTAATTAGTGGATTCATTCTCTCGTTCGCCAGAAGTTTGGGCGAATTTGGAGCAACCATCTCATTCGCCGGAAACATCGAAGGAAAGACACAAACACTTCCGCTGGCCATATTTTCTGAAATGCAGGTGCCGGGACAAGAAGCTTCAACCATGCGTCTGGTTGTGGTATCTGTTATATTATCGCTGCTGGCAATGATTGCTGCCGAGTTTTTAAACCGCCGTGTAATTAAAAGCAAAACAGCATGA